Proteins encoded together in one Microplitis mediator isolate UGA2020A chromosome 7, iyMicMedi2.1, whole genome shotgun sequence window:
- the LOC130672316 gene encoding uncharacterized protein LOC130672316 isoform X1 produces MGRDSRKVSRELRSSEKINKSRSVKRKNVFNPKTAERDESIQSTSSKKLKQNTEDDVPEDSSTEFRIINFIQVFTAISALIKCKKCDGNVVFQTASTRGLGFKIVVACNNCGNEYIPSCSFVGHSYEINRRFIFVMRILGIGYEGLCKFCGLMDMPSFLDKSTHTILLKQILNCSKAVAETFMTKAVNEEKQAMPTTENEDINHLTVSGDGTWQKRGYTSSFGVSSIIGYFTGKILDINIKSAYCKLCEYWKKKTNTVEFEEWYQSHEDVCSANHQGSSGKMEVDAMVEMFSYSETKYGVKYANYIGDGDSKTYSGIIKSDPYENTTVNKKECIGHVQKRMGSRLRTLKSKQKGLGGRGKLTGKLIDKLTVYYGLAIRRHCDSIENMKSAIMATFYHYGSSDEKPNHDMCPKGEESWCSYQRAEARGELDTFSHDYSPLPSDVLKAIKPIYEDLSNENLLSRCVGGFNQNNNESFNQLVWKICPKTDLIVGLILIGMQKEWMLHVSK; encoded by the exons atgggacgtgattctagaaaggtttcaagagaacttcggagttctgaaaaaattaataagtcgcgttcagtcaaaagaaagaatgtttttaatccgaaaacagccgaacgtgatgaaagtattcagagtacatcttctaaaaaattaaaacaaaacactgaagatgatgtacctgaagacagcagtactgaatttcgaataataaattttattcaggtattcactgcaatttctgctcttataaaatgtaaaaaatgtgatggaaatgtagtgtttcaaacagcaagtacacgtgggctgggattcaaaattgtagttgcatgtaataactgtggaaatgaatatattccttcctgttctttcgttgggcattcttatgaaataaacagacgtttcatttttgtaatgagaatactaggaataggatacgaaggattgtgcaagttttgcggcctgatggacatgccgtcttttttagataaatctacgcatacaattttactgaaacagattttgaattgtagtaaagccgtcgcagaaaccttcatgacgaaagctgtgaatgaagaaaagcaagcaatgccaacaactgaaaatgaagatataaatcatctaactgtatcgggagatggaacctggcaaaaacggggatatacatcgtcatttggagtttcttctataattggctattttactggaaagattcttgacataaacattaaaagtgcatattgtaagctatgtgagtattggaaaaaaaaaacaaatactgttgagttcgaggaatggtatcaatcgcatgaagatgtgtgttctgctaatcatcaagggtcttctgggaaaatggaggtggatgcgatggtcgaaatgttttcgtattctgaaactaaatatggagttaagtatgccaactatattggtgatggtgactccaagacctattcaggaattataaaatcagatccttacgaaaatacaactgtaaataaaaaggaatgtatagggcatgtccaaaagcggatggggagtcgattacgtacgctgaagagtaaacaaaaaggtcttggtggtcgaggtaagctcacaggaaaattaatagacaaactaactgtgtactatggtttagcaatacgccggcattgtgattctattgaaaatatgaaatctgctataatggcaaccttttatcactacggctcgagtgatgaaaaaccgaatcatgatatgtgtccaaaaggcgaagaatcttggtgctcttaccagcgcgctgaagcaagaggagagcttgataccttttctcacgattattctcctttaccttctgatgttttaaaagctatcaagcctatatacgaagatcttagtaatgaaaatttactttcaagatgtgtaggtggattcaatcagaataataatgaaagctttaaccaactagtatggaaaatatgcccaaaaacg gacttaattgtgggcctaattctcatcggtatgcagaaagaatggatgctgcacgtatcaaagtag
- the LOC130672316 gene encoding uncharacterized protein LOC130672316 isoform X2 — translation MGRDSRKVSRELRSSEKINKSRSVKRKNVFNPKTAERDESIQSTSSKKLKQNTEDDVPEDSSTEFRIINFIQVFTAISALIKCKKCDGNVVFQTASTRGLGFKIVVACNNCGNEYIPSCSFVGHSYEINRRFIFVMRILGIGYEGLCKFCGLMDMPSFLDKSTHTILLKQILNCSKAVAETFMTKAVNEEKQAMPTTENEDINHLTVSGDGTWQKRGYTSSFGVSSIIGYFTGKILDINIKSAYCKLCEYWKKKTNTVEFEEWYQSHEDVCSANHQGSSGKMEVDAMVEMFSYSETKYGVKYANYIGDGDSKTYSGIIKSDPYENTTVNKKECIGHVQKRMGSRLRTLKSKQKGLGGRGKLTGKLIDKLTVYYGLAIRRHCDSIENMKSAIMATFYHYGSSDEKPNHDMCPKGEESWCSYQRAEARGELDTFSHDYSPLPSDVLKAIKPIYEDLSNENLLSRCVGGFNQNNNESFNQLVWKICPKTS, via the exons atgggacgtgattctagaaaggtttcaagagaacttcggagttctgaaaaaattaataagtcgcgttcagtcaaaagaaagaatgtttttaatccgaaaacagccgaacgtgatgaaagtattcagagtacatcttctaaaaaattaaaacaaaacactgaagatgatgtacctgaagacagcagtactgaatttcgaataataaattttattcaggtattcactgcaatttctgctcttataaaatgtaaaaaatgtgatggaaatgtagtgtttcaaacagcaagtacacgtgggctgggattcaaaattgtagttgcatgtaataactgtggaaatgaatatattccttcctgttctttcgttgggcattcttatgaaataaacagacgtttcatttttgtaatgagaatactaggaataggatacgaaggattgtgcaagttttgcggcctgatggacatgccgtcttttttagataaatctacgcatacaattttactgaaacagattttgaattgtagtaaagccgtcgcagaaaccttcatgacgaaagctgtgaatgaagaaaagcaagcaatgccaacaactgaaaatgaagatataaatcatctaactgtatcgggagatggaacctggcaaaaacggggatatacatcgtcatttggagtttcttctataattggctattttactggaaagattcttgacataaacattaaaagtgcatattgtaagctatgtgagtattggaaaaaaaaaacaaatactgttgagttcgaggaatggtatcaatcgcatgaagatgtgtgttctgctaatcatcaagggtcttctgggaaaatggaggtggatgcgatggtcgaaatgttttcgtattctgaaactaaatatggagttaagtatgccaactatattggtgatggtgactccaagacctattcaggaattataaaatcagatccttacgaaaatacaactgtaaataaaaaggaatgtatagggcatgtccaaaagcggatggggagtcgattacgtacgctgaagagtaaacaaaaaggtcttggtggtcgaggtaagctcacaggaaaattaatagacaaactaactgtgtactatggtttagcaatacgccggcattgtgattctattgaaaatatgaaatctgctataatggcaaccttttatcactacggctcgagtgatgaaaaaccgaatcatgatatgtgtccaaaaggcgaagaatcttggtgctcttaccagcgcgctgaagcaagaggagagcttgataccttttctcacgattattctcctttaccttctgatgttttaaaagctatcaagcctatatacgaagatcttagtaatgaaaatttactttcaagatgtgtaggtggattcaatcagaataataatgaaagctttaaccaactagtatggaaaatatgcccaaaaacg tcttga